A window from Pangasianodon hypophthalmus isolate fPanHyp1 chromosome 4, fPanHyp1.pri, whole genome shotgun sequence encodes these proteins:
- the ppargc1a gene encoding peroxisome proliferator-activated receptor gamma coactivator 1-alpha isoform X11, translating into MAWDRCNQESVWTELECAALVGEDQPLCPDLPELDLSELDVSDLDADSFLGGLKWYSDQSEIISSQYGNESSNLFEIDEENEANLLAVLTETLDSIPVDEDGLPSFEALADGDVTNASDQSCPSTPDGSPRTPEPEEPSLLKKLLLAPPNSQLSYNQYPGSKAQNHAASNHRIRPTPAVTKTDNPWNSKQRGICPQPNRLVRRPCTELLKYLTASDDAFQTRASETKSTWSGCEKDRGGPGTSSCSSSSSPSSSSTSSFSSLSSCSSSTASKKKPTSASLSTQQQQQQQQQLAVQAQRAKPTTLPLPLTPESPNDHKGSPFENKTIERTLSVEISGTPGLTPPTTPPHKASQENLFKVSLKTKLSSASSALTSKKAKLSNGSPSSLPFSSSSRKGHEKSELYAQLSKASSALPLGNLEECRGKRPTPRVFGDHDYCQASSTKRDNGTSAATITGPVEGRHVQAKDSTMPTFSNLTSSLSSTSPLSSSLARQLQGLCPMVQEACPDKEAQGQDHSPALGAKTSKECISAGRKLLRDQEIREELNKHFGNPQQAFFSETEQSGFQPLDESDSGDENYYPFEAYMDTGLPDFEDLDVGRERLLCSWEGTPLEMLFEGSPPCSPSSSLPSQSSVSPPSSLLSPRHFYNSQSGSRSRSRSRSSSRHRYRSLSRSPYSRSQSPDNCSPSWSHHTVDKSTFKSRTIRSPQSDSHSGLGQRPRYDSYEEYQHEQLQREEYQRDYEKREVERAEQREKQRKRAIEERRVLYVGRLRADSTRSELKRRFEVFGEIEECAINFRHNGDNFGFITYRYTCDAFAALENGHTLRRPNEPQFELCFGGQKQFCKSNYTDLDSHSEDFDPTTTKSKYDSMDFDSLLREAQCSLRR; encoded by the exons ATAGATGAAGAAAATGAGGCCAACTTGCTGGCAGTGCTCACAGAAACCCTGGACAGTATCCCCGTGGACGAGGACGGATTGCCTTCGTTTGAAGCCCTGGCAGATGGGGACGTGACCAACGCCAGTGATCAGAGCTGTCCCTCCACCCCCGATGGCTCGCCACGCACCCCAGAGCCAGAGGAGCCCTCCTTG CTAAAGAAACTCCTTTTGGCTCCACCCAACTCTCAGCTCAGCTATAATCAATACCCCGGCAGTAAGGCACAGAACCATGCAGCCAGCAACCACAGGATACGACCAACACCTGCTGTTACCAAG ACAGACAACCCCTGGAACAGCAAACAAAGAGGGATCTGCCCCCAGCCAAACAGGCTGGTGAGACGCCCATGCACTGAACTGCTCAAGTACCTCACTGCCAGCGATGATGCCTTCCAGACAAGAGCCAGTGAAACCAAGAGCACCTGGTCAGGCTGCGAAAAAGACAGGGGTGGGCCTGGTACTTCCTCCTGTTCGTCGTCTTCCTCTCCATCTTCTTCATCcacttcctccttctcctccttgtcctcctgttcctcctctACCGCCTCAAAGAAGAAGCCCACCTCTGCCTCCCTGtcaacacagcagcagcagcagcagcagcagcagctggcaGTGCAGGCCCAGAGAG CCAAACCAACCACCTTGCCACTTCCTTTGACCCCAGAGTCTCCAAA TGACCACAAGGGATCTCCATTTGAGAACAAGACCATTGAACGCACATTGAGTGTGGAGATCTCTGGAACCCCAG GTCTGACACCACCTACCACACCTCCTCATAAAGCCAGTCAAGAGAACCTTTTCAAAGTATCACTCAAAACCAAGCTGTCTTCAGCTTCTTCAGCCCTGACGAGCAAGAAGGCCAAGCTGAGCAATGGAAGCCCTAGCTCTCTTCCATTCAGTAGCTCCAGCAGGAAGGGCCATGAGAAGTCTGAGCTGTATGCCCAGCTGAGCAAGGCATCCTCTGCCCTGCCTCTGGGAAACTTAGAAGAGTGCCGGGGCAAGCGGCCCACGCCCCGTGTGTTTGGTGATCATGATTATTGCCAGGCCTCAAGCACAAAACGAGACAATGGCACATCGGCTGCCACGATCACTGGGCCTGTAGAGGGCCGGCATGTACAAGCTAAAGACTCAACCATGCCAACCTTCTCTAATCTCACATCCTCTTTGTCTTCCACCAGTCCCTTATCTTCCTCTCTGGCAAGGCAGCTGCAGGGTCTTTGCCCCATGGTTCAGGAGGCTTGTCCAGACAAGGAAGCTCAGGGGCAGGACCATAGTCCTGCACTGGGTGCCAAAACTTCTAAAGAGTGCATCTCTGCTGGCAGGAAACTGCTGCGAGACCAGGAGATACGGGAAGAGCTCAATAAGCACTTTGGTAACCCCCAGCAAGCCTTTTTTAGTGAGACTGAGCAGAGTGGGTTCCAGCCACTAGATGAAAGTGACTCTGGGGATGAGAACTATTACCCTTTTGAGGCCTACATGGACACAGGCCTGCCTGACTTTGAGGACCTAGATGTGGGCCGTGAGCGTCTTCTTTGCTCTTGGGAAGGGACTCCACTGGAGATGCTCTTTGAAGGTTCACCGCCCTGTTCCCCATCCAGCAGCTTACCTTCCCAGAGCTCCGTCTCGCCACCCTCAAGTCTGCTCTCTCCACGGCACTTCTACAACTCGCAATCTGGGTCCCGCTCTAGGTCCCGCTCCAGGTCTTCCTCCCGCCACAGATACAGATCCCTCTCCAGATCTCCTTACTCCCGTTCCCAGTCCCCAGATAACTGCTCCCCCTCTTG GTCTCATCATACTGTTGATAAGAGCACTTTCAAATCCAGGACTATTAGAAGTCCTCAGTCTGACTCTCACTCTGGTCTCGGTCAGAGGCCCAG GTATGACAGCTATGAAGAATACCAGCATGAACAGCTGCAGAGGGAGGAGTACCAGCGGGACTATGAGAAACGCGAGGTAGAGAGGGCTGAACAGAGGGAGAAACAACGAAAGAGAGCAATA GAGGAGAGGCGGGTTTTGTACGTTGGCCGTCTCCGGGCTGACAGCACACGCTCCGAACTCAAGCGGCGCTTTGAAGTTTTCGGCGAGATCGAGGAGTGTGCCATCAACTTCAGACATAATGG GGACAATTTTGGCTTTATCACCTACCGCTACACTTGTGATGCCTTTGCTGCCCTTGAGAATGGACACACCTTGCGCAGGCCGAACGAGCCTCAGTTTGAGCTCTGCTTTGGTGGACAAAAGCAGTTCTGCAAATCCAATTACACAGACTTGG ACTCTCATTCTGAAGACTTTGATCCAACTACAACTAAAAGCAAATATGACTCGATGGATTTTGACAGCTTGTTGCGCGAGGCCCAGTGTAGCCTGAGAAGGTAA
- the ppargc1a gene encoding peroxisome proliferator-activated receptor gamma coactivator 1-alpha isoform X10, protein MAWDRCNQESVWTELECAALVGEDQPLCPDLPELDLSELDVSDLDADSFLGGLKWYSDQSEIISSQYGNESSNLFEKIDEENEANLLAVLTETLDSIPVDEDGLPSFEALADGDVTNASDQSCPSTPDGSPRTPEPEEPSLLKKLLLAPPNSQLSYNQYPGSKAQNHAASNHRIRPTPAVTKTDNPWNSKQRGICPQPNRLVRRPCTELLKYLTASDDAFQTRASETKSTWSGCEKDRGGPGTSSCSSSSSPSSSSTSSFSSLSSCSSSTASKKKPTSASLSTQQQQQQQQQLAVQAQRAKPTTLPLPLTPESPNDHKGSPFENKTIERTLSVEISGTPGLTPPTTPPHKASQENLFKVSLKTKLSSASSALTSKKAKLSNGSPSSLPFSSSSRKGHEKSELYAQLSKASSALPLGNLEECRGKRPTPRVFGDHDYCQASSTKRDNGTSAATITGPVEGRHVQAKDSTMPTFSNLTSSLSSTSPLSSSLARQLQGLCPMVQEACPDKEAQGQDHSPALGAKTSKECISAGRKLLRDQEIREELNKHFGNPQQAFFSETEQSGFQPLDESDSGDENYYPFEAYMDTGLPDFEDLDVGRERLLCSWEGTPLEMLFEGSPPCSPSSSLPSQSSVSPPSSLLSPRHFYNSQSGSRSRSRSRSSSRHRYRSLSRSPYSRSQSPDNCSPSWSHHTVDKSTFKSRTIRSPQSDSHSGLGQRPRYDSYEEYQHEQLQREEYQRDYEKREVERAEQREKQRKRAIEERRVLYVGRLRADSTRSELKRRFEVFGEIEECAINFRHNGDNFGFITYRYTCDAFAALENGHTLRRPNEPQFELCFGGQKQFCKSNYTDLDSHSEDFDPTTTKSKYDSMDFDSLLREAQCSLRR, encoded by the exons AAGATAGATGAAGAAAATGAGGCCAACTTGCTGGCAGTGCTCACAGAAACCCTGGACAGTATCCCCGTGGACGAGGACGGATTGCCTTCGTTTGAAGCCCTGGCAGATGGGGACGTGACCAACGCCAGTGATCAGAGCTGTCCCTCCACCCCCGATGGCTCGCCACGCACCCCAGAGCCAGAGGAGCCCTCCTTG CTAAAGAAACTCCTTTTGGCTCCACCCAACTCTCAGCTCAGCTATAATCAATACCCCGGCAGTAAGGCACAGAACCATGCAGCCAGCAACCACAGGATACGACCAACACCTGCTGTTACCAAG ACAGACAACCCCTGGAACAGCAAACAAAGAGGGATCTGCCCCCAGCCAAACAGGCTGGTGAGACGCCCATGCACTGAACTGCTCAAGTACCTCACTGCCAGCGATGATGCCTTCCAGACAAGAGCCAGTGAAACCAAGAGCACCTGGTCAGGCTGCGAAAAAGACAGGGGTGGGCCTGGTACTTCCTCCTGTTCGTCGTCTTCCTCTCCATCTTCTTCATCcacttcctccttctcctccttgtcctcctgttcctcctctACCGCCTCAAAGAAGAAGCCCACCTCTGCCTCCCTGtcaacacagcagcagcagcagcagcagcagcagctggcaGTGCAGGCCCAGAGAG CCAAACCAACCACCTTGCCACTTCCTTTGACCCCAGAGTCTCCAAA TGACCACAAGGGATCTCCATTTGAGAACAAGACCATTGAACGCACATTGAGTGTGGAGATCTCTGGAACCCCAG GTCTGACACCACCTACCACACCTCCTCATAAAGCCAGTCAAGAGAACCTTTTCAAAGTATCACTCAAAACCAAGCTGTCTTCAGCTTCTTCAGCCCTGACGAGCAAGAAGGCCAAGCTGAGCAATGGAAGCCCTAGCTCTCTTCCATTCAGTAGCTCCAGCAGGAAGGGCCATGAGAAGTCTGAGCTGTATGCCCAGCTGAGCAAGGCATCCTCTGCCCTGCCTCTGGGAAACTTAGAAGAGTGCCGGGGCAAGCGGCCCACGCCCCGTGTGTTTGGTGATCATGATTATTGCCAGGCCTCAAGCACAAAACGAGACAATGGCACATCGGCTGCCACGATCACTGGGCCTGTAGAGGGCCGGCATGTACAAGCTAAAGACTCAACCATGCCAACCTTCTCTAATCTCACATCCTCTTTGTCTTCCACCAGTCCCTTATCTTCCTCTCTGGCAAGGCAGCTGCAGGGTCTTTGCCCCATGGTTCAGGAGGCTTGTCCAGACAAGGAAGCTCAGGGGCAGGACCATAGTCCTGCACTGGGTGCCAAAACTTCTAAAGAGTGCATCTCTGCTGGCAGGAAACTGCTGCGAGACCAGGAGATACGGGAAGAGCTCAATAAGCACTTTGGTAACCCCCAGCAAGCCTTTTTTAGTGAGACTGAGCAGAGTGGGTTCCAGCCACTAGATGAAAGTGACTCTGGGGATGAGAACTATTACCCTTTTGAGGCCTACATGGACACAGGCCTGCCTGACTTTGAGGACCTAGATGTGGGCCGTGAGCGTCTTCTTTGCTCTTGGGAAGGGACTCCACTGGAGATGCTCTTTGAAGGTTCACCGCCCTGTTCCCCATCCAGCAGCTTACCTTCCCAGAGCTCCGTCTCGCCACCCTCAAGTCTGCTCTCTCCACGGCACTTCTACAACTCGCAATCTGGGTCCCGCTCTAGGTCCCGCTCCAGGTCTTCCTCCCGCCACAGATACAGATCCCTCTCCAGATCTCCTTACTCCCGTTCCCAGTCCCCAGATAACTGCTCCCCCTCTTG GTCTCATCATACTGTTGATAAGAGCACTTTCAAATCCAGGACTATTAGAAGTCCTCAGTCTGACTCTCACTCTGGTCTCGGTCAGAGGCCCAG GTATGACAGCTATGAAGAATACCAGCATGAACAGCTGCAGAGGGAGGAGTACCAGCGGGACTATGAGAAACGCGAGGTAGAGAGGGCTGAACAGAGGGAGAAACAACGAAAGAGAGCAATA GAGGAGAGGCGGGTTTTGTACGTTGGCCGTCTCCGGGCTGACAGCACACGCTCCGAACTCAAGCGGCGCTTTGAAGTTTTCGGCGAGATCGAGGAGTGTGCCATCAACTTCAGACATAATGG GGACAATTTTGGCTTTATCACCTACCGCTACACTTGTGATGCCTTTGCTGCCCTTGAGAATGGACACACCTTGCGCAGGCCGAACGAGCCTCAGTTTGAGCTCTGCTTTGGTGGACAAAAGCAGTTCTGCAAATCCAATTACACAGACTTGG ACTCTCATTCTGAAGACTTTGATCCAACTACAACTAAAAGCAAATATGACTCGATGGATTTTGACAGCTTGTTGCGCGAGGCCCAGTGTAGCCTGAGAAGGTAA
- the ppargc1a gene encoding peroxisome proliferator-activated receptor gamma coactivator 1-alpha isoform X9: MAWDRCNQESVWTELECAALVGEDQPLCPDLPELDLSELDVSDLDADSFLGGLKWYSDQSEIISSQYGNESSNLFEKIDEENEANLLAVLTETLDSIPVDEDGLPSFEALADGDVTNASDQSCPSTPDGSPRTPEPEEPSLLKKLLLAPPNSQLSYNQYPGSKAQNHAASNHRIRPTPAVTKTDNPWNSKQRGICPQPNRLVRRPCTELLKYLTASDDAFQTRASETKSTWSGCEKDRGGPGTSSCSSSSSPSSSSTSSFSSLSSCSSSTASKKKPTSASLSTQQQQQQQQQLAVQAQRGESQAAGAYSVAGEGAGQWRRCTHGEQSTPVVPSCGSGCSHACSSEEGRPPQGADTGSLAAARFISDHKGSPFENKTIERTLSVEISGTPGLTPPTTPPHKASQENLFKVSLKTKLSSASSALTSKKAKLSNGSPSSLPFSSSSRKGHEKSELYAQLSKASSALPLGNLEECRGKRPTPRVFGDHDYCQASSTKRDNGTSAATITGPVEGRHVQAKDSTMPTFSNLTSSLSSTSPLSSSLARQLQGLCPMVQEACPDKEAQGQDHSPALGAKTSKECISAGRKLLRDQEIREELNKHFGNPQQAFFSETEQSGFQPLDESDSGDENYYPFEAYMDTGLPDFEDLDVGRERLLCSWEGTPLEMLFEGSPPCSPSSSLPSQSSVSPPSSLLSPRHFYNSQSGSRSRSRSRSSSRHRYRSLSRSPYSRSQSPDNCSPSWSHHTVDKSTFKSRTIRSPQSDSHSGLGQRPRYDSYEEYQHEQLQREEYQRDYEKREVERAEQREKQRKRAIEERRVLYVGRLRADSTRSELKRRFEVFGEIEECAINFRHNGDNFGFITYRYTCDAFAALENGHTLRRPNEPQFELCFGGQKQFCKSNYTDLDSHSEDFDPTTTKSKYDSMDFDSLLREAQCSLRR; this comes from the exons AAGATAGATGAAGAAAATGAGGCCAACTTGCTGGCAGTGCTCACAGAAACCCTGGACAGTATCCCCGTGGACGAGGACGGATTGCCTTCGTTTGAAGCCCTGGCAGATGGGGACGTGACCAACGCCAGTGATCAGAGCTGTCCCTCCACCCCCGATGGCTCGCCACGCACCCCAGAGCCAGAGGAGCCCTCCTTG CTAAAGAAACTCCTTTTGGCTCCACCCAACTCTCAGCTCAGCTATAATCAATACCCCGGCAGTAAGGCACAGAACCATGCAGCCAGCAACCACAGGATACGACCAACACCTGCTGTTACCAAG ACAGACAACCCCTGGAACAGCAAACAAAGAGGGATCTGCCCCCAGCCAAACAGGCTGGTGAGACGCCCATGCACTGAACTGCTCAAGTACCTCACTGCCAGCGATGATGCCTTCCAGACAAGAGCCAGTGAAACCAAGAGCACCTGGTCAGGCTGCGAAAAAGACAGGGGTGGGCCTGGTACTTCCTCCTGTTCGTCGTCTTCCTCTCCATCTTCTTCATCcacttcctccttctcctccttgtcctcctgttcctcctctACCGCCTCAAAGAAGAAGCCCACCTCTGCCTCCCTGtcaacacagcagcagcagcagcagcagcagcagctggcaGTGCAGGCCCAGAGAGGTGAGAGCCAAGCAGCTGGGGCGTATAGTGTGGCTGGTGAGGGGGCAGGGCAGTGGCGGCGGTGTACACATGGGGAGCAGTCCACCCCTGTTGTGCCATCCTGTGGAAGTGGCTGTAGCCACGCCTGCTCCAGTGAAGAGGGGAGGCCACCGCAGGGTGCTGACACAGGCAGCCTGGCTGCCGCCCGCTTCATTAG TGACCACAAGGGATCTCCATTTGAGAACAAGACCATTGAACGCACATTGAGTGTGGAGATCTCTGGAACCCCAG GTCTGACACCACCTACCACACCTCCTCATAAAGCCAGTCAAGAGAACCTTTTCAAAGTATCACTCAAAACCAAGCTGTCTTCAGCTTCTTCAGCCCTGACGAGCAAGAAGGCCAAGCTGAGCAATGGAAGCCCTAGCTCTCTTCCATTCAGTAGCTCCAGCAGGAAGGGCCATGAGAAGTCTGAGCTGTATGCCCAGCTGAGCAAGGCATCCTCTGCCCTGCCTCTGGGAAACTTAGAAGAGTGCCGGGGCAAGCGGCCCACGCCCCGTGTGTTTGGTGATCATGATTATTGCCAGGCCTCAAGCACAAAACGAGACAATGGCACATCGGCTGCCACGATCACTGGGCCTGTAGAGGGCCGGCATGTACAAGCTAAAGACTCAACCATGCCAACCTTCTCTAATCTCACATCCTCTTTGTCTTCCACCAGTCCCTTATCTTCCTCTCTGGCAAGGCAGCTGCAGGGTCTTTGCCCCATGGTTCAGGAGGCTTGTCCAGACAAGGAAGCTCAGGGGCAGGACCATAGTCCTGCACTGGGTGCCAAAACTTCTAAAGAGTGCATCTCTGCTGGCAGGAAACTGCTGCGAGACCAGGAGATACGGGAAGAGCTCAATAAGCACTTTGGTAACCCCCAGCAAGCCTTTTTTAGTGAGACTGAGCAGAGTGGGTTCCAGCCACTAGATGAAAGTGACTCTGGGGATGAGAACTATTACCCTTTTGAGGCCTACATGGACACAGGCCTGCCTGACTTTGAGGACCTAGATGTGGGCCGTGAGCGTCTTCTTTGCTCTTGGGAAGGGACTCCACTGGAGATGCTCTTTGAAGGTTCACCGCCCTGTTCCCCATCCAGCAGCTTACCTTCCCAGAGCTCCGTCTCGCCACCCTCAAGTCTGCTCTCTCCACGGCACTTCTACAACTCGCAATCTGGGTCCCGCTCTAGGTCCCGCTCCAGGTCTTCCTCCCGCCACAGATACAGATCCCTCTCCAGATCTCCTTACTCCCGTTCCCAGTCCCCAGATAACTGCTCCCCCTCTTG GTCTCATCATACTGTTGATAAGAGCACTTTCAAATCCAGGACTATTAGAAGTCCTCAGTCTGACTCTCACTCTGGTCTCGGTCAGAGGCCCAG GTATGACAGCTATGAAGAATACCAGCATGAACAGCTGCAGAGGGAGGAGTACCAGCGGGACTATGAGAAACGCGAGGTAGAGAGGGCTGAACAGAGGGAGAAACAACGAAAGAGAGCAATA GAGGAGAGGCGGGTTTTGTACGTTGGCCGTCTCCGGGCTGACAGCACACGCTCCGAACTCAAGCGGCGCTTTGAAGTTTTCGGCGAGATCGAGGAGTGTGCCATCAACTTCAGACATAATGG GGACAATTTTGGCTTTATCACCTACCGCTACACTTGTGATGCCTTTGCTGCCCTTGAGAATGGACACACCTTGCGCAGGCCGAACGAGCCTCAGTTTGAGCTCTGCTTTGGTGGACAAAAGCAGTTCTGCAAATCCAATTACACAGACTTGG ACTCTCATTCTGAAGACTTTGATCCAACTACAACTAAAAGCAAATATGACTCGATGGATTTTGACAGCTTGTTGCGCGAGGCCCAGTGTAGCCTGAGAAGGTAA
- the ppargc1a gene encoding peroxisome proliferator-activated receptor gamma coactivator 1-alpha isoform X5, with amino-acid sequence MAWDRCNQESVWTELECAALVGEDQPLCPDLPELDLSELDVSDLDADSFLGGLKWYSDQSEIISSQYGNESSNLFELKKLLLAPPNSQLSYNQYPGSKAQNHAASNHRIRPTPAVTKTDNPWNSKQRGICPQPNRLVRRPCTELLKYLTASDDAFQTRASETKSTWSGCEKDRGGPGTSSCSSSSSPSSSSTSSFSSLSSCSSSTASKKKPTSASLSTQQQQQQQQQLAVQAQRGESQAAGAYSVAGEGAGQWRRCTHGEQSTPVVPSCGSGCSHACSSEEGRPPQGADTGSLAAARFIRYMHSYSLPPREMGRAGSCGRCLEAGGWAGASRADRHITITIRKRRQEQEHPMLSQLLTSRPRPARYRAHLQMPSVSQTDKQDPPKTPPRDKGWDGHVAKDSQEHQIINPILDFQEPSQVNSSDLELSTLVDLDLESLLMKFEQDIEGSKIKVGQNGVDVHDDVLGSPLSFPGGLPSPLFQDSLVPDHTPSTIQEQNPHRQADCRHPDDQVPPLLAKPTTLPLPLTPESPNDHKGSPFENKTIERTLSVEISGTPGLTPPTTPPHKASQENLFKVSLKTKLSSASSALTSKKAKLSNGSPSSLPFSSSSRKGHEKSELYAQLSKASSALPLGNLEECRGKRPTPRVFGDHDYCQASSTKRDNGTSAATITGPVEGRHVQAKDSTMPTFSNLTSSLSSTSPLSSSLARQLQGLCPMVQEACPDKEAQGQDHSPALGAKTSKECISAGRKLLRDQEIREELNKHFGNPQQAFFSETEQSGFQPLDESDSGDENYYPFEAYMDTGLPDFEDLDVGRERLLCSWEGTPLEMLFEGSPPCSPSSSLPSQSSVSPPSSLLSPRHFYNSQSGSRSRSRSRSSSRHRYRSLSRSPYSRSQSPDNCSPSWSHHTVDKSTFKSRTIRSPQSDSHSGLGQRPRYDSYEEYQHEQLQREEYQRDYEKREVERAEQREKQRKRAIEERRVLYVGRLRADSTRSELKRRFEVFGEIEECAINFRHNGDNFGFITYRYTCDAFAALENGHTLRRPNEPQFELCFGGQKQFCKSNYTDLDSHSEDFDPTTTKSKYDSMDFDSLLREAQCSLRR; translated from the exons CTAAAGAAACTCCTTTTGGCTCCACCCAACTCTCAGCTCAGCTATAATCAATACCCCGGCAGTAAGGCACAGAACCATGCAGCCAGCAACCACAGGATACGACCAACACCTGCTGTTACCAAG ACAGACAACCCCTGGAACAGCAAACAAAGAGGGATCTGCCCCCAGCCAAACAGGCTGGTGAGACGCCCATGCACTGAACTGCTCAAGTACCTCACTGCCAGCGATGATGCCTTCCAGACAAGAGCCAGTGAAACCAAGAGCACCTGGTCAGGCTGCGAAAAAGACAGGGGTGGGCCTGGTACTTCCTCCTGTTCGTCGTCTTCCTCTCCATCTTCTTCATCcacttcctccttctcctccttgtcctcctgttcctcctctACCGCCTCAAAGAAGAAGCCCACCTCTGCCTCCCTGtcaacacagcagcagcagcagcagcagcagcagctggcaGTGCAGGCCCAGAGAGGTGAGAGCCAAGCAGCTGGGGCGTATAGTGTGGCTGGTGAGGGGGCAGGGCAGTGGCGGCGGTGTACACATGGGGAGCAGTCCACCCCTGTTGTGCCATCCTGTGGAAGTGGCTGTAGCCACGCCTGCTCCAGTGAAGAGGGGAGGCCACCGCAGGGTGCTGACACAGGCAGCCTGGCTGCCGCCCGCTTCATTAGGTACATGCACTCTTACTCTCTCCCGCCTAGAGAGATGGGTCGCGCAGGCAGCTGTGGCCGTTGTCTTGAGGCGGGCGGCTGGGCTGGGGCCAGCCGTGCTGACAGGCACATCACAATAACTATTAGGAAGAGGAGGCAAGAGCAAGAGCATCCCATGCTCAGCCAGCTGCTGACCTCCAGACCCAGGCCAGCCCGTTATCGGGCCCACCTGCAAATGCCCAGTGTGTCCCAGACAGACAAGCAAGATCCACCCAAAACACCTCCTAGAGACAAAGGGTGGGATGGGCATGTAGCGAAAGATAGTCAGGAACATCAGATCATAAACCCAATTCTGGACTTCCAGGAACCTAGTCAAGTTAACTCATCAGATCTTGAGCTTTCAACTCTGGTTGACTTGGACTTAGAAAGTTTGTTAATGAAATTTGAGCAGGATATAGAAGGGTCTAAAATTAAAGTGGGGCAAAATGGGGTGGATGTTCATGATGATGTCTTAGGCAGCCCCCTGTCATTCCCAGGGGGCTTGCCAAGTCCACTCTTCCAAGACTCTTTAGTTCCAGACCACACCCCCTCCACCATACAAGAGCAGaacccacacagacaggcagactgCAGGCACCCCGATGACCAGGTTCCACCACTGTTAG CCAAACCAACCACCTTGCCACTTCCTTTGACCCCAGAGTCTCCAAA TGACCACAAGGGATCTCCATTTGAGAACAAGACCATTGAACGCACATTGAGTGTGGAGATCTCTGGAACCCCAG GTCTGACACCACCTACCACACCTCCTCATAAAGCCAGTCAAGAGAACCTTTTCAAAGTATCACTCAAAACCAAGCTGTCTTCAGCTTCTTCAGCCCTGACGAGCAAGAAGGCCAAGCTGAGCAATGGAAGCCCTAGCTCTCTTCCATTCAGTAGCTCCAGCAGGAAGGGCCATGAGAAGTCTGAGCTGTATGCCCAGCTGAGCAAGGCATCCTCTGCCCTGCCTCTGGGAAACTTAGAAGAGTGCCGGGGCAAGCGGCCCACGCCCCGTGTGTTTGGTGATCATGATTATTGCCAGGCCTCAAGCACAAAACGAGACAATGGCACATCGGCTGCCACGATCACTGGGCCTGTAGAGGGCCGGCATGTACAAGCTAAAGACTCAACCATGCCAACCTTCTCTAATCTCACATCCTCTTTGTCTTCCACCAGTCCCTTATCTTCCTCTCTGGCAAGGCAGCTGCAGGGTCTTTGCCCCATGGTTCAGGAGGCTTGTCCAGACAAGGAAGCTCAGGGGCAGGACCATAGTCCTGCACTGGGTGCCAAAACTTCTAAAGAGTGCATCTCTGCTGGCAGGAAACTGCTGCGAGACCAGGAGATACGGGAAGAGCTCAATAAGCACTTTGGTAACCCCCAGCAAGCCTTTTTTAGTGAGACTGAGCAGAGTGGGTTCCAGCCACTAGATGAAAGTGACTCTGGGGATGAGAACTATTACCCTTTTGAGGCCTACATGGACACAGGCCTGCCTGACTTTGAGGACCTAGATGTGGGCCGTGAGCGTCTTCTTTGCTCTTGGGAAGGGACTCCACTGGAGATGCTCTTTGAAGGTTCACCGCCCTGTTCCCCATCCAGCAGCTTACCTTCCCAGAGCTCCGTCTCGCCACCCTCAAGTCTGCTCTCTCCACGGCACTTCTACAACTCGCAATCTGGGTCCCGCTCTAGGTCCCGCTCCAGGTCTTCCTCCCGCCACAGATACAGATCCCTCTCCAGATCTCCTTACTCCCGTTCCCAGTCCCCAGATAACTGCTCCCCCTCTTG GTCTCATCATACTGTTGATAAGAGCACTTTCAAATCCAGGACTATTAGAAGTCCTCAGTCTGACTCTCACTCTGGTCTCGGTCAGAGGCCCAG GTATGACAGCTATGAAGAATACCAGCATGAACAGCTGCAGAGGGAGGAGTACCAGCGGGACTATGAGAAACGCGAGGTAGAGAGGGCTGAACAGAGGGAGAAACAACGAAAGAGAGCAATA GAGGAGAGGCGGGTTTTGTACGTTGGCCGTCTCCGGGCTGACAGCACACGCTCCGAACTCAAGCGGCGCTTTGAAGTTTTCGGCGAGATCGAGGAGTGTGCCATCAACTTCAGACATAATGG GGACAATTTTGGCTTTATCACCTACCGCTACACTTGTGATGCCTTTGCTGCCCTTGAGAATGGACACACCTTGCGCAGGCCGAACGAGCCTCAGTTTGAGCTCTGCTTTGGTGGACAAAAGCAGTTCTGCAAATCCAATTACACAGACTTGG ACTCTCATTCTGAAGACTTTGATCCAACTACAACTAAAAGCAAATATGACTCGATGGATTTTGACAGCTTGTTGCGCGAGGCCCAGTGTAGCCTGAGAAGGTAA